A stretch of the Terriglobales bacterium genome encodes the following:
- a CDS encoding AMP-binding protein, with amino-acid sequence MRTARRHPLRFFMADARVPGLRFGSALARALFLARRLRPHWQDQEMVGLLLPPSVAGALTNLAATLLGKVPVNLNYTASREVLAACAAQCGLRKVVTSRAFLERYPMDLPVSPVFLEEVAAQPGSGERLQALAAAHLLPFQRLGRWLGRAKEATLDDLATVVFSSGSTGDPKGVMLTHGNLAANVAQMAHVFAVRPTDCVVGILPFFHAFGLTVTLWLPAAAGIGVAYQPNPLDARAVGELVEKYSATLMVATPTFLQAYMKRCTREQFRSLDFVIVGAEKMPARLAQAFEQQFGKHPVEGYGCTECAPVVAVNGGRPGGSQGSRAGSIGRPLPGMSARIVNPETLSPLPAGEEGLLLLQGPNVMKGYLGRPEQTAEALRQGWYVTGDIATQDADGFLTITDRVSRFSKIGGEMVPHLKVEEKLHQLAGLAEQTFVVAALPDEKKGERLVVLHTLAEESLREILQKLPDLDLPPLWRPRATHFYRVEALPYLGTGKLDLRRMRELAARCAADSARVQAVG; translated from the coding sequence GTGCGGACTGCGCGCCGGCACCCGCTGCGCTTCTTCATGGCGGACGCGCGCGTTCCCGGGCTGCGTTTCGGCTCCGCCCTGGCGCGCGCGCTCTTCCTGGCCCGCCGCCTCCGTCCTCACTGGCAGGACCAAGAGATGGTCGGGCTCCTGCTTCCGCCTTCGGTGGCCGGCGCCCTCACCAACCTGGCGGCCACCCTGCTGGGCAAGGTGCCGGTGAACCTGAATTACACCGCCTCGCGCGAGGTGCTGGCGGCATGTGCCGCACAGTGCGGCTTGCGTAAGGTGGTGACCTCGCGCGCCTTTCTGGAGCGCTACCCGATGGACCTGCCCGTTTCCCCCGTCTTCCTGGAGGAGGTCGCGGCGCAGCCGGGCTCCGGGGAGCGCCTGCAGGCCCTGGCTGCAGCGCACCTATTGCCCTTCCAGCGCCTGGGACGCTGGCTGGGCCGGGCGAAGGAAGCCACCCTCGACGACCTGGCTACCGTAGTCTTCTCCAGCGGCTCCACCGGCGACCCCAAGGGGGTGATGCTCACCCACGGCAACCTGGCCGCCAACGTGGCCCAGATGGCTCATGTCTTCGCCGTGCGGCCCACCGACTGCGTGGTCGGCATCCTGCCCTTCTTCCATGCTTTCGGGCTCACCGTCACCCTGTGGCTGCCGGCGGCGGCGGGCATCGGCGTGGCCTATCAGCCCAACCCGCTGGACGCGCGCGCGGTGGGTGAACTGGTGGAGAAGTACTCGGCCACCCTGATGGTGGCCACCCCCACCTTCCTGCAGGCCTACATGAAGCGCTGCACTCGGGAGCAGTTCCGCAGCCTGGACTTCGTGATCGTGGGCGCGGAGAAGATGCCGGCGCGGCTGGCCCAGGCCTTCGAGCAGCAGTTCGGCAAGCACCCGGTGGAAGGTTACGGCTGCACCGAGTGCGCGCCAGTGGTGGCGGTCAACGGCGGCCGTCCGGGCGGCTCCCAGGGCAGTCGGGCAGGCAGCATAGGGCGGCCCCTGCCCGGCATGAGCGCCCGCATCGTGAACCCCGAGACCCTCTCGCCCTTGCCGGCGGGGGAGGAAGGCCTGCTGCTGCTGCAGGGGCCGAACGTGATGAAGGGTTACTTGGGCCGCCCCGAGCAGACGGCCGAGGCGCTGCGCCAGGGCTGGTACGTCACCGGCGACATCGCCACCCAGGACGCCGACGGCTTCCTCACCATCACCGACCGCGTCTCCCGCTTCAGCAAGATCGGCGGCGAGATGGTGCCGCACCTCAAAGTGGAGGAGAAGCTGCACCAGTTGGCGGGGCTGGCCGAGCAGACCTTCGTGGTCGCTGCCTTGCCTGACGAGAAGAAGGGCGAACGCCTGGTGGTGCTGCACACCCTGGCCGAGGAGAGCTTGCGGGAGATCCTGCAGAAGCTCCCCGACCTGGACCTGCCGCCGCTGTGGCGGCCGCGCGCCACCCACTTTTATCGCGTCGAGGCGCTTCCCTACCTGGGCACGGGCAAGCTCGATCTGCGGCGCATGCGCGAACTGGCGGCGCGCTGCGCCGCCGACAGCGCCCGCGTTCAGGCCGTGGGATAG
- a CDS encoding YbhB/YbcL family Raf kinase inhibitor-like protein — MMMKIESKSFPAGGDIPSRFTCDGENLSPALSWSAPPQETQSLALIVDDPDAPVGTFVHWVFYDLPSNVQQLPEGVPASAEPASGGQQGKNDFGSLGYGGPCPPRGKPHRYFFRLFALDSKLGLRSGASRSDVDRAMRGHIVAQGEVMGHYQRR; from the coding sequence ATGATGATGAAGATCGAAAGCAAGTCCTTTCCTGCCGGCGGAGACATCCCCAGCCGCTTTACCTGCGACGGAGAAAACCTGTCCCCGGCGCTTTCCTGGAGCGCGCCTCCCCAGGAGACGCAGAGCCTGGCGCTGATCGTCGATGACCCGGACGCGCCCGTCGGCACCTTCGTCCACTGGGTGTTCTACGACCTGCCGTCGAATGTGCAGCAGCTTCCCGAGGGCGTGCCGGCGAGCGCTGAGCCTGCTTCCGGAGGCCAGCAAGGGAAGAACGACTTCGGCAGCCTCGGCTACGGCGGTCCGTGCCCCCCGCGCGGCAAGCCGCATCGATACTTCTTCCGCCTCTTCGCGCTGGACTCCAAGCTCGGCCTGCGCTCCGGCGCGAGCCGCTCCGACGTAGACCGGGCCATGAGAGGGCACATCGTCGCCCAGGGAGAAGTGATGGGGCACTACCAGCGCCGTTGA